In Cicer arietinum cultivar CDC Frontier isolate Library 1 chromosome 7, Cicar.CDCFrontier_v2.0, whole genome shotgun sequence, a single window of DNA contains:
- the LOC101514902 gene encoding anaphase-promoting complex subunit 8-like yields the protein MSSKESCRTELRIAIRQLTDRCLYSASKWAAEQLVGIEQDPAKFTPSNTRFQRGSSSIRRKYRTHEITATPTTGVSYIATPVMEEDELVDADFYLLAKSYFDCREYKRAAHVLRDQIGRKSVFLRSYALYMAGEKRKEEEMIELDGPLGKSDAMNQELVSIERELSTLRKNGTVDPFCLYLYGLVLKQKGNENLARTVLVESVNSYPWNWNAWTELQSLCTTVDILNSLNLSSHWMKDFFLASTYQELRMHNESLTKYEYLLGTFGFSNYIQAQIAKAQYSLREFDQVEAIFEELLRTDPYRVEDMDMYSNVLYAKECFSALSYLAHRVFMTDKYRPESCCIIGNYYSLKGQHEKSVVYFRRALKLNKNYLSAWTLMGHEFVEMKNTPAAVDAYRRAVDIDPCDYRAWYGLGQAYEMMGMPFYALHYFKKSVFLQPNDSRLWIAMAQCYETDQLRMLDEAIKCYRRASNCNDREAIALHQLAKLHSELGRPEEAAFYYRKDLERMESEEREGPNMVEALLYLAKYYKSQKRFEEAEVYCTRLLDYTGPVSLKYLTTISI from the exons ATGAGTTCGAAAGAAAGTTGCAGAACCGAACTTCGCATCGCAATTCGACAGCTTACTGATCGATGTCTCTATTCCGCTTCCAAATG GGCAGCGGAGCAATTGGTAGGAATCGAACAAGATCCAGCGAAGTTCACTCCTTCTAATACAAGATTCCAGCGTGGAAGCTCAAGTATTCGCCGGAAGTACCGTACTCATGAGATTACAGCCACGCCCACTACCGGCGTTTCGTATATAGCTACTCCGGTTATGGAAGAGGATGAACTTGTTGACGCTGATTTTTACCTTTTGGCTAAGTCTTACTTCGATTGTCGCGAGTATAAAAGAGCTGCTCATGTTCTTCGTGATCAAATTGGACGCAAATCGGTTTTCTTGCGATCTTATGCTCTCTATATG GCCGGGGAAAAGAGAAAAGAGGAAGAGATGATTGAACTTGATGGACCTCTGGGTAAGAGTGATGCTATGAACCAGGAATTGGTTTCTATAGAGAGGGAGTTGTCTACACTTCGCAAGAATGGCACAGTTGATCCCTTTTGTTTGTACTTATATGGTCTTGTTCTTAAACAGAAAGGCAATGAAAACTTGGCACGTACAGTTCTTGTGGAATCTGTAAATAGCTACCCTTGGAACTGGAATGCCTGGACTGAACTGCAATCCTTATGCACTACAGTTGATATCTTGAATAGTCTTAATCTCAGTAGTCATTGGATGAAGGACTTTTTTCTTGCCAGTACTTACCAAGAATTAAGGATGCACAACGAGTCTCTGACAAAATATGAATACCTACTCGGAACTTTTGGCTTTAGTAATTAC ATCCAAGCTCAAATTGCTAAAGCCCAGTACAGTTTGAGAGAATTCGACCAAGTTGAAGCTATATTTGAAGAACTGTTGAGGACTGATCCTTACAGAGTGGAAGACATGGATATGTACTCCAATGTGCTATATGCTAAGGAATGCTTTTCTGCTTTGAGTTACCTTGCCCATAGAGTATTTATGACTGATAAATACAGACCTGAATCTTGTTGTATTATTGGGAATTATTACAGTTTAAAGGGGCAGCATGAAAAGTCAGTTGTATATTTTAGGAGAGCCCTTAAACTGAACAAAAATTATCTCTCTGCTTGGACACTTATGGGTCATGAGTTTGTAGAGATGAAAAACACTCCTGCTGCTGTGGATGCCTATCGTCGGGCTGTTGATATAGACCCGTGTGATTATCGTGCTTGGTATGGACTAGGACAGGCTTATGAGATGATGGGTATGCCTTTCTATGCACTTCATTACTTCAAAAAATCTGTTTTCTTACAGCCAAATGATTCTCGGTTATGGATTGCTATGGCTCAATGCTATGAAACTGACCAGCTTCGCATGCTCGATGAGGCAATAAAGTGTTACAGAAGGGCTTCAAACTGTAATGACAGGGAAGCAATTGCTCTGCACCAACTAGCAAAGCTGCATTCAGAGCTCGGACGCCCTGAAGAGGCAGCATTTTACTACAGAAAGGATTTAGAGAGGATGGAGTCTGAAGAGAGGGAAGGACCTAACATGGTTGAGGCCTTGCTCTATCTTGCCAAGTATTACAAATCTCAGAAAAGATTCGAAGAAGCAGAGGTTTATTGTACACGTCTTCTTGATTATACTGGCCCGGTGAgtctaaaatatttaactacAATTTCAATTTGA
- the LOC140921025 gene encoding anaphase-promoting complex subunit 8-like yields MIELDGPLGKSDAMNQELVSIERELSTLRKNGTVDPFCLYLYGLVLKQKGNENLARTVLVESVNSYPWNWNAWTELQSLCTTVDILNSLNLSSHWMKDFFLASTYQELRMHNESLTKYEYLLGTFGFSNYIQAQIAKAQYSLREFDQVEAIFEELLRTDPYRVEDMDMYSNVLYAKECFSALSYLAHRVFMTDKYRPESCCIIGNYYSLKGQHEKSVVYFRRALKLNKNYLSAWTLMGHEFVEMKNTPAAVDAYRRAVDIDPCDYRAWYGLGQAYEMMGMPFYALHYFKKSVFLQPNDSRLWIAMAQCYETDQLRMLDEAIKCYRRASNCNDREAIALHQLAKLHSELGRPEEAAFYYRKDLERMESEEREGPNMVEALLYLAKYYKSQKRFEEAEVYCTRLLDYTGPERETAKSLLRGMRSTQSSLPPTDDHFPP; encoded by the exons ATGATTGAACTTGATGGACCTCTGGGTAAGAGTGATGCTATGAACCAGGAATTGGTTTCTATAGAGAGGGAGTTGTCTACACTTCGCAAGAATGGCACAGTTGATCCCTTTTGTTTGTACTTATATGGTCTTGTTCTTAAACAGAAAGGCAATGAAAACTTGGCACGTACAGTTCTTGTGGAATCTGTAAATAGCTACCCTTGGAACTGGAATGCCTGGACTGAACTGCAATCCTTATGCACTACAGTTGATATCTTGAATAGTCTTAATCTCAGTAGTCATTGGATGAAGGACTTTTTTCTTGCCAGTACTTACCAAGAATTAAGGATGCACAACGAGTCTCTGACAAAATATGAATACCTACTCGGAACTTTTGGCTTTAGTAATTACATCCAAGCTCAAATTGCTAAAGCCCAGTACAGTTTGAGAGAATTCGACCAAGTTGAAGCTATATTTGAAGAACTGTTGAGGACTGATCCTTACAGAGTGGAAGACATGGATATGTACTCCAATGTGCTATATGCTAAGGAATGCTTTTCTGCTTTGAGTTACCTTGCCCATAGAGTATTTATGACTGATAAATACAGACCTGAATCTTGTTGTATTATTGGGAATTATTACAGTTTAAAGGGGCAGCATGAAAAGTCAGTTGTATATTTTAGGAGAGCCCTTAAACTGAACAAAAATTATCTCTCTGCTTGGACACTTATGGGTCATGAGTTTGTAGAGATGAAAAACACTCCTGCTGCTGTGGATGCCTATCGTCGGGCTGTTGATATAGACCCGTGTGATTATCGTGCTTGGTATGGACTAGGACAGGCTTATGAGATGATGGGTATGCCTTTCTATGCACTTCATTACTTCAAAAAATCTGTTTTCTTACAGCCAAATGATTCTCGGTTATGGATTGCTATGGCTCAATGCTATGAAACTGACCAGCTTCGCATGCTCGATGAGGCAATAAAGTGTTACAGAAGGGCTTCAAACTGTAATGACAGGGAAGCAATTGCTCTGCACCAACTAGCAAAGCTGCATTCAGAGCTCGGACGCCCTGAAGAGGCAGCATTTTACTACAGAAAGGATTTAGAGAGGATGGAGTCTGAAGAGAGGGAAGGACCTAACATGGTTGAGGCCTTGCTCTATCTTGCCAAGTATTACAAATCGCAGAAAAGATTCGAAGAAGCAGAGGTTTATTGCACGCGTCTTCTTGATTATACTGGCCCG GAGAGGGAGACAGCAAAGAGTTTACTTAGAGGGATGCGATCAACACAATCTAGTTTGCCTCCAACAGATGACCACTTTCCTCCCTAA